One genomic region from Nymphaea colorata isolate Beijing-Zhang1983 chromosome 12, ASM883128v2, whole genome shotgun sequence encodes:
- the LOC116265813 gene encoding pentatricopeptide repeat-containing protein At2g03380, mitochondrial-like yields the protein MLHCLIFSKWLHAYMIKTGFNTSTVLATALLDMYATCGEIYSGRFLFDRMSYRDVMCWTAMISVYVYASAGDLNHAYNLFVQMQNAKIKPNQGLKRDMILITALLDMYSKCGDLDKAEQVLAGAPDRYRCLWNAMMRAFAMGGQGKNGLKIFHQLKSAGVRPNDIHL from the exons ATGCTGCACTGCTTGATTTTTAGCAAGTGGCTTCATGCTTACATGATTAAGACTGGTTTCAACACGTCTACTGTTCTGGCCACAGCTCTGCTCGATATGTATGCCACATGTGGGGAAATTTATAGTGGACGCTTCTTGTTTGATAGAATGAGCTACAGAGACGTGATGTGCTGGACAGCCATGATCTCTGTATATGTATATGCCAGTGCCGGAGACCTCAATCATGCATATAATCTATTTGTACAGATGCAAAATGCAAAGATTAAACCTAACCAA GGGCTTAAACGTGATATGATACTCATCACTGCTCTTCTGGACATGTATTCAAAATGTGGAGACCTGGATAAAGCTGAACAGGTGTTAGCAGGAGCCCCAGATAGGTATAGATGCTTGTGGAATGCCATGATGAGGGCCTTTGCCATGGGTGGCCAAGGGAAGAATGGATTGAAGATATTTCACCAACTGAAGAGCGCAGGAGTAAGACCAAATGACATTCATTTATAG